From the genome of Papaver somniferum cultivar HN1 chromosome 2, ASM357369v1, whole genome shotgun sequence, one region includes:
- the LOC113352235 gene encoding SKP1-like protein 1, with protein sequence MSAPKGKTITLISSDKQNFNIQENIAFQSRTLTAMIAADNHDNTEILIPLTNVTGTILAKVIEYCDKHAADDGCNTDVEKDWDVEFVNVDAATLTHLTKAASFLKIKSLQNLTLQKVSEMIRYITTGEILNLFPDLFRVEEVPVKR encoded by the coding sequence atgtcgGCACCAAAGGGAAAGACCATCACCTTGATTAGTTCCGACAAACAGAATTTCAATATTCAGGAAAACATCGCCTTCCAATCTAGAACCCTTACCGCCATGATAGCTGCTGACAACCATGATAACACCGAGATTCTTATCCCTTTGACTAACGTGACAGGAACCATCTTGGCGAAAGTGATCGAGTACTGCGACAAACACGCTGCTGACGATGGGTGCAATACTGATGTAGAGAAGGACTGGGATGTGGAGTTTGTGAATGTAGATGCAGCGACACTGACACACTTAACGAAGGCGGctagttttctgaaaataaaaagtTTGCAGAACTTGACATTGCAGAAAGTGTCGGAGATGATAAGATATATAACAACAGGGGAGATACTAAATCTATTCCCTGATTTATTCCGTGTCGAGGAAGTAccagtcaaaagataa